CAAAATCGAGTGCTTGGTTCTTTTTGAGTTTCTTTTCGTATTTTTCATAGACTTCGCCGACCATTTTGTCATAGAAACCACTTGCTTCTTTGATATATTCACTCGCAGAAATAAGTTCATTCTTGGCATTACTAATCGAAGCCAGAATACCTCGTGGCTCAAACTTCTTCGGATCGACATTCTTTTCTTTAAGAATGCCTTTAATAACCGATAATTGGTCGCCGCCATCTAAAATAGTGAAATTGCGTTCATAACCAATCCGGTCAATATCACGACGTAAAATTCTTACGCACATCGAGTGGAATGTGGAAATCCAGATAGATTCCGCTTCTCCGCCCATTAAATTGCCAATCCGTGACTTCATTTCACGTGCAGCTTTGTTCGTAAACGTAATCGCTAAAATATTATAAGGATTCACGCCACGTTCTCTCACTAAATAAGCTATCCGGTGGGTTAAAACACGTGTTTTCCCACTCCCGGCACCAGCCATAATTAATAAAGGTCCTTCTGTACTTTCTACTGCTCTACGTTGTTCAGGATTTAATCCGTCAACTAATTCTTTTGCATTCAATTGCATTCTCCTATACACCACCATACAAACATTTGTTCTTATTTTATCATACTACACTTTATAATCAAACCGTTTTCTTTGTAAAAATACTGGCGGTTTCGAGTGCTTTTTCTAAATCTTCATAAATAATGTTGCCAACAATAATCGTATCTGCGTATTTTGCCATCTCAGCTGCTTGTTCTTTGGAACGAATCCCGCCGCCATACCAAAATTTTGTATCAGTTAAGACTGCCGTTACTTTTCGTGCAACTTCCGGATCTCCGTACTTGCCACTATATTCGACATAAAAAATGGGCAGATGAAATATATTCTCCGCTAAACGCGCATAAGCAACAATATCTTCATCCGTTAAATCCGTCTTAGCTTCCGTTAAATGGGCCACTTTGGCGTCTTTATTTAAAATAACATAACCTTCTGAAGTGACTCGTTTCCAAGGGATAAAGTCTCCTACTTCTTTGATTAGCTCCTTGTGTAAGCCGTGTGTCCACTGACTATTTTCCGTATTCAACACAACAGGAATTAAAAAATGTTCTGCTTCCGGTAAAATCATGGATTCATCACTTACTTCAAGAAAAATCGGCAAGTCTGTTTCGGCTAATAATTCATATAGATTTTGGACTGCTTCGATTTGTATATTATCTGTCCCGCCAATGATAAATCCATCGGTTCCAGAATGGATGAGCTTCGTGAGGTCATTCGTAGGTAAATGCTTTGCTGGGTCTAACTTGAATAAATGCTTCATTTGCTCCTCCAAGTCTCTATAATGGGATATCTTATTATAGCATTAGTTACATTTCACCGCACCCTTACGACCAAAATTTTTAACTTTTTTTAAGCTTTTTTTAGCAGTTGTTGTTGGGATAGCTTTTAATTTATGGTATGATGGGGAAAATTTGATTTTATGTTAACTTCTGAGTACTTACATAGAAAAAAGGAAATGGGGATATTATGCAAGAAAACAGAGAAGAATGGGGCTCAAAAATCGGATTTATTTTAGCATCCGCTGGGTCCGCAATAGGAATTGGTGCAATTTGGAAACTGCCTTATGTGGCTGCAACTGCAGGAGGTGGCGCATTTTTCTTATTATTTTTAGTTTTAACGCTTGTTGTTGTCATGCCACTTTTGATTGCAGAATTTGTGATCGGTCGAGGTTCTGGTGGAGATGCGGTTCAATCTTATAAAACGCTCGCTCCCGGAACAAAATGGAATTTACTTGGAAAATTAGGCGTAGTTGGCGCGAGTATTTTATTTTCGTTTTACAGCGTTGTGGGTGGTTGGATTATTACTTACTTAATTAAAACGCTTGTTGGTGGGATTGCTGGGGAAAATCAAGTGAGTTTGCTTCATGATTTCCAAGTGACGACAGCCAATCCGTGGATATCGGTGGGCGCGACCATTTTCTTTATTTTACTGAATGTCCTTGTGATTAGTCGTGGGGTTGTAAGTGGAATTGAAAAAATGAGCAAGTTTATGATGCCGGCCTTATTTATTTTATTTATCGTTTTAATTATTCGTTCTTTAACACTTCCTGGTGCGATGGAAGGCGTCACATTTTTCTTACGACCAGATTTTAGTCATTTTACTGCCCAAACAGTTCTGATTACACTCGGGCAGGCGTTCTTCTCCCTTAGTGTGGGGATTTCGGTCATGGTGACGTATAGTTCTTATTTGAATCGTTCGGTTAGTTTGCCACAGTCGGCAATTTCCGTTTCGCTTATGAACGTGTTTGTTTCGCTTCTTGCTGGCTTAGCAATTTTCCCGGCTGCGTTTTCGTTTCATATTACGCCTGATGCAGGCCCTGGATTGCTGTTTGTTATTTTACCGTCGATTTTTAATCAGTTGCCATTTGGGATATTATTCTTTATTATTTTCTTGATTTTGTTTTTATTCGCCGCATTAACATCTAGTTTCTCGATGCTTGAAGCAACTGTTGCGCCGCTAATGAACGCGGGTATGAGCCGTAAAAAAGCGAGCCTTTGGATGGGACTTGTCATTGTTATCCTAGCGATTCCAAGTGCGCTAAGTTTCGGTGTTTGGAGTGACGTTCAAATTTTCGGACTGAGCATTTTTGATGCCGCAGATTTTCTTGTATCAAATATTATTTTACCAGTTGGTGCTTTGTTTATCGCGATTTTTGTTGGCTACCGGCTACCGCGCGAATTATTGTTAAAAGAATTTACAGCGAGCAGCCATTTTGGCAAAAAGGCCTTTATTATTTGGCTCTTTCTCATTAAATATATTGCGCCAATCGCGATTATTTTTGTCTTTCTTTCAGCAACTGGCTTAATCAAGTTCCTCTTCTAACGAAAAAAAGCAATTCGCTTAAATTTAGCGAATTGCTTTTTTTAGATTGCCATAAGGACAATGCTTGTTACACAAATCAAAATTCCACTGAGGCCAATCGCCGTCCCAATCGCTCGTTTTTCTCTAACGTTAGCAAGTGTCGTAAAAATAAAACAAATGATAAAGACCCAGTGCCAAAGTAAAGAAAAATCAAGTCCTGTACCAGTGGAAATCATATTAATCACAAAGTAAATAACTGCAAGTGCAAGAATAGAAATGATTACAATCTGATAGGTTTTACTATTAAATTTTTTCAACTTCCATCCCTACCAATCTTATTCCGGCTTTGTCATTCTTGAAAATACGACATCATACATATCATTGCCGTAATGAAGTGAACGTTTTACACGTGAAATAGTTGCTGTACTTGCCCCAGTTTCTGATTCAATCACATTGTATGTTTTTCCATCATGAAGCATTTTTGCTACTTGGAAACGTTGAGCCATGGACTGTATTTCATTCACTGTACATACATCATCAAAAAAAGCATAACATTCTTCTAAATTCTCGAGCGTTAAAATCCCTTGGAAGAATTCATCCAATCCTTGTCCACGCAACTTCTCTATTTGCATATCTTTACCTCCAAATAATCTCATATATCCTACTTTCATATTTTAACGTACCAACGCGTAAAACACAAACGTTTCTCTTCACTAAATGAACAAAAAAAGTACCATCTCCGCATTTTATACAGAGATAGTACTTTTTTATTATTCCGCTTTCGTGCCAATATCGATTCGATAAAAGAAATTGGGATTATCCAGTTTTTGCATTTCTGGATAAAGTAATGTGCGCGCATCACTCATCGTTTCAGCTTCTTTTGCGAGTAGTAAGACGCGTCCGCCATTCGAAACAAATTCACCATTTTCATCTTGCTTCGTCCCCGCATGGTAAACTGCTATATCATCTGCTATATCATTTAGCCCAGTTAGCTTATTTCCTTTATCGTAATGTGCTGGATAGCCGGCGCTTGCTAAGACAACACCAAGCGTAATTCCCGCTTTTTTAAAACGGACATCCGGTTTTTCATTGTTAAGTAAAGCACCAATCAGTGCGGCAAAATCACTTTCTAAACGTGGCAATACCACTTGTGTTTCTGGATCGCCGAATCGTGCGTTAAATTCAATGACTTTTGGTCCATCCTCCGTTAAGATAAGTCCTGCATAAAGAATACCGCGGAAATAACGGCCTTCGTCCACCATTCCTTTTGCAGCTGGGCGAAGAATTGTTTGGACAGCTTTTTCTACAACTGCATCAGAAATGTGCGGTACTGGCGAATAAGCGCCCATTCCACCGGTGTTTGGTCCTTTATCGCCTTCATAGGCACGTTTATGATCTTGCGCAATCGCCATTGGGTAAACTTCTTCTCCGTTTACGAAAGCCATCAAGGAAAACTCTTCTCCTGCTAGGAAGTCTTCGATAACGACTTTGAGAGAGGCATCACCGAATTTTTCTTCGAGTAGCATATCTTTTAATGCAAGCACTGCTTCTTCCATTTCTAGCGCTACTGTGACACCTTTTCCAGCGGCTAGTCCGTCTGCTTTGATAACAATCGGCACACCGCGCTCATCCAAATAGGCTTTAGCTTCCGCATAATCAGTGAACGTTTTTGATGCTGCTGTTGGAATAGCATATTTCTTCATAAATTGTTTCGCGAAATCTTTGCTTCCTTCAATAAGAGCGGCATTGGCTTTTGGTCCGAACGCTTTGATTCCGGCTTCTTCCAGTGCATCGACCATCCCTTCCAAAAGAGGCACTTCAGGCCCAACGATAACAAAAGCAATTTCCGCTTTCTTCGCAAAATCAATTAAACCTGCTTTATCGGTTTCAGCAATAGCCACTAATTGAATACTGTCTAGACGCATTCCGTCATTTCCTGGAGCGCAATATACGTTTTCAACCTCGTTTGATTCTAATAATTTTTTACTAATAGCATGTTCTCGACCACCGCTACCAACTACTAATAAGTTCATTTAATTACACGTCCTTTTATGAGGATTAATGTTTGAAATGTCGTACATGTGTTAGCACCATCGAAATGCCATATTTATCAGCCATCGCAATCGATTCTTTGTCTTTAATCGAGCCACCCGGTTGAATAATCGCTGTAATCCCTGCTTTTGCAGCAGCTTCGACCGTATCATCCATTGGGAAAAAGGCATCTGACGCAAGGACCGCGCCTTTCGCTTTTTCACCCGCTTGTTCGATTGCAATGAAAGCCGAGCCAATTCGATTCATTTGTCCAGCACCAATTCCAAGTGTTTGTTTATCAGATCCTACAACAATCGCATTGGATTTTACATGTTTCACAATTTTCCACTGCGCAAGGAGAGCTTTCATTTCAGCTTCTGTTGGTTGTTTTTCAGTCACTACTTCATAGTTTGCTGTATCTTCTACAATGGAATCGCTCGCTTGAACAAGCAGTCCACCATTGATAGATGTTTTCTCAAAGCCTTCCACCGAACCAGCAAACGGAACAGTTAACAAGCGGATATTTTTCTTTTTCGCTAAAATGGCAAAAGCTTCTTCGGAAAAACTCGGCGCAATGATAATTTCTAAGAAAATTTTGCTCATATGTTCAGCCGTTTTCGTGTCAACTTCTTTATTTAAAGCAACAATCCCGCCAAAAATGGACGTTTCATCTGCTTCATAAGCTTTTAAATAGGCTTCTTCAATGTTTTCGCCAACACCAACACCGCATGGATTCATGTGTTTCACAGCAACCGCAACTGGCTCCGTAAACTCATTTGCGATTTTAAGGGCTGCATCTGCATCGCGAATGTTGTTATAAGATAACTCTTTGCCGTGCAACTGTTTAGCCGTACTAATGGAATTATTGGCCGCGCGAGGTTCTGTATAAAAAGCTGCATCTTGATGAGGGTTCTCACCGTAACGCAAGACTTGTTTTCGATTATAAGTAAATGTTACTTTTTCTGGGAAAGTTTCTCCAGTAATGTCTGTTAAGTATTCTGCAATTAAAGCATCATAGGCCGCTGTGTGCCGGAAAACTTTCGCAGCTAGACGTTGGCGTGTTTCAAAAGTCGTTGCCCCGTGTGTTTGTAGTTCTGTAAGCACTGTATCGTAGTCCGCCGTATCAACCACAACAGTCACCGCCGCATAATTTTTCGCAGCAGAACGTAACATCGAAGGTCCACCAATATCAATATTTTCAATCGCTTCTTCTAAAGTAACGCCAGGTTTTTGAATCGTTTCTTGGAAAGGATACAAATTAACGATGACTAAATCAATCGGCTTGATGTCATGTGCGGCAATAGCTTCCATATGTTCCGCTGTATCACGTCTCGCAAGCAGCCCGCCATGAATCGCTGGATGAAGTGTTTTCACTCGGCCATCAAGCATTTCAGGAAATTCGGTGACGTCTTCAATCCCCGTCACTGGTACGCCAGCTTGTTCAAATGCCGCTTTTGTTCCACCAGTCGAAATAATTTCTACGCCAAGTTCTACTAATTTTTCTGCAAATGGCACGATGCCGGTTTTATCTGATACACTAATAAGCGCTCTTTTCATGATAATTAATCGTTCCCTCCATTTTGAATTAATCCTCGAATCACTTTTGGATAAAAAATATGTTCTACTTGATGAATTTTTTCAGCTAAAGTATCTGCGGTTTCCGAAAATTCAATCGGTACTTTCACTTGGTCAATGATTGGCCCTGTATCCATTCCAGCATCGACAAAATGAGCAGTGACACCCGTTTCCGAAACCTTCGCCTGAATTGCTTGACCAATCGCATCTTTTCCTTTGAATGCAGGTAATAGCGAAGGATGCAAGTTAACAATTTGCTCAGGAAATTCCGCTAGCAAAGTTGGTCCAATTAAACGCATATATCCCGCGAGCACTAATAAATCAATTTCCAATCCACGCAGTTCTAACAAAATTTCCGTTTCAAACGCTTCTTTATCCGGATAATTTTTCGCTTCAAAAAGGAACACCGGAATACCATGCTTGTTCGCGCGTTCTAAAACATAAGCATTGGCTTTATCACATACAAGTAATTTCACGTGTAGCTTAATGAACGCATCATCCACTAAAGCTTGAAAATTCGAACCGTTACCAGAAGCAAAAATGGCTATATTCATCCTTTTTTGCCTCCTGCGAAAATAACCGCGTCGCTTTCACGTGTTGTAACTTCACCGATAACATAAGCCGCTTCACCGTTTTGGATGAGCACTTCTAACGTTTTTTCGACATCCGCGTTTGCCACTGCGAGCACCATGCCAATACCCATATTGAAAATCTCGTACATTTCAAGTTCTTTTAATTGGCCATATTTCTTCATCACATCAAAAATCGGCAACACCGGCCATGATCCAAGTTCCACTTTCACTGCTAAATCCTTCGTTAACATCCGTGGTAAATTTTCGACAAATCCGCCGCCAGTCACATGCGTAATCCCGTGAACGTCCACTTGTTTTAACACTTCTAAAACTGGCTTCACATAAATCCGTGTCGGTTTAAGCAGCTCTTCCGCAAGTGGCACGTCTAATTCCGCAAGTTCCGCATCCAAAGTAAAATCGTTATCTTTAAAGAAAATTTTCCGAACGAGCGAGTAACCATTGCTATGAATCCCGCTAGAAGGAATGCCAATTAGCG
The sequence above is a segment of the Listeria cossartiae subsp. cossartiae genome. Coding sequences within it:
- the purN gene encoding phosphoribosylglycinamide formyltransferase is translated as MNIAIFASGNGSNFQALVDDAFIKLHVKLLVCDKANAYVLERANKHGIPVFLFEAKNYPDKEAFETEILLELRGLEIDLLVLAGYMRLIGPTLLAEFPEQIVNLHPSLLPAFKGKDAIGQAIQAKVSETGVTAHFVDAGMDTGPIIDQVKVPIEFSETADTLAEKIHQVEHIFYPKVIRGLIQNGGND
- a CDS encoding YerC/YecD family TrpR-related protein codes for the protein MQIEKLRGQGLDEFFQGILTLENLEECYAFFDDVCTVNEIQSMAQRFQVAKMLHDGKTYNVIESETGASTATISRVKRSLHYGNDMYDVVFSRMTKPE
- a CDS encoding sodium-dependent transporter, with protein sequence MQENREEWGSKIGFILASAGSAIGIGAIWKLPYVAATAGGGAFFLLFLVLTLVVVMPLLIAEFVIGRGSGGDAVQSYKTLAPGTKWNLLGKLGVVGASILFSFYSVVGGWIITYLIKTLVGGIAGENQVSLLHDFQVTTANPWISVGATIFFILLNVLVISRGVVSGIEKMSKFMMPALFILFIVLIIRSLTLPGAMEGVTFFLRPDFSHFTAQTVLITLGQAFFSLSVGISVMVTYSSYLNRSVSLPQSAISVSLMNVFVSLLAGLAIFPAAFSFHITPDAGPGLLFVILPSIFNQLPFGILFFIIFLILFLFAALTSSFSMLEATVAPLMNAGMSRKKASLWMGLVIVILAIPSALSFGVWSDVQIFGLSIFDAADFLVSNIILPVGALFIAIFVGYRLPRELLLKEFTASSHFGKKAFIIWLFLIKYIAPIAIIFVFLSATGLIKFLF
- the purD gene encoding phosphoribosylamine--glycine ligase, producing the protein MNLLVVGSGGREHAISKKLLESNEVENVYCAPGNDGMRLDSIQLVAIAETDKAGLIDFAKKAEIAFVIVGPEVPLLEGMVDALEEAGIKAFGPKANAALIEGSKDFAKQFMKKYAIPTAASKTFTDYAEAKAYLDERGVPIVIKADGLAAGKGVTVALEMEEAVLALKDMLLEEKFGDASLKVVIEDFLAGEEFSLMAFVNGEEVYPMAIAQDHKRAYEGDKGPNTGGMGAYSPVPHISDAVVEKAVQTILRPAAKGMVDEGRYFRGILYAGLILTEDGPKVIEFNARFGDPETQVVLPRLESDFAALIGALLNNEKPDVRFKKAGITLGVVLASAGYPAHYDKGNKLTGLNDIADDIAVYHAGTKQDENGEFVSNGGRVLLLAKEAETMSDARTLLYPEMQKLDNPNFFYRIDIGTKAE
- a CDS encoding heptaprenylglyceryl phosphate synthase; protein product: MKHLFKLDPAKHLPTNDLTKLIHSGTDGFIIGGTDNIQIEAVQNLYELLAETDLPIFLEVSDESMILPEAEHFLIPVVLNTENSQWTHGLHKELIKEVGDFIPWKRVTSEGYVILNKDAKVAHLTEAKTDLTDEDIVAYARLAENIFHLPIFYVEYSGKYGDPEVARKVTAVLTDTKFWYGGGIRSKEQAAEMAKYADTIIVGNIIYEDLEKALETASIFTKKTV
- the purH gene encoding bifunctional phosphoribosylaminoimidazolecarboxamide formyltransferase/IMP cyclohydrolase; its protein translation is MKRALISVSDKTGIVPFAEKLVELGVEIISTGGTKAAFEQAGVPVTGIEDVTEFPEMLDGRVKTLHPAIHGGLLARRDTAEHMEAIAAHDIKPIDLVIVNLYPFQETIQKPGVTLEEAIENIDIGGPSMLRSAAKNYAAVTVVVDTADYDTVLTELQTHGATTFETRQRLAAKVFRHTAAYDALIAEYLTDITGETFPEKVTFTYNRKQVLRYGENPHQDAAFYTEPRAANNSISTAKQLHGKELSYNNIRDADAALKIANEFTEPVAVAVKHMNPCGVGVGENIEEAYLKAYEADETSIFGGIVALNKEVDTKTAEHMSKIFLEIIIAPSFSEEAFAILAKKKNIRLLTVPFAGSVEGFEKTSINGGLLVQASDSIVEDTANYEVVTEKQPTEAEMKALLAQWKIVKHVKSNAIVVGSDKQTLGIGAGQMNRIGSAFIAIEQAGEKAKGAVLASDAFFPMDDTVEAAAKAGITAIIQPGGSIKDKESIAMADKYGISMVLTHVRHFKH